A stretch of the Thiocystis violascens DSM 198 genome encodes the following:
- the pepN gene encoding aminopeptidase N, producing MYRNTPHPVFLRDYQPPEFLIDRVDLRFELDPERTSVEARLQVRRNPAATRGDGSLRLHGEQLDLEQVSMNDRLLTPADYRVDAESLTLLRVPDRFGLMTRVRIHPSLNTALEGLYQSGDMLCTQCEAEGFRRITYFLDRPDVMACYGTTLVADRRRFPVLLSNGNRVESRDLPDGRHLVRWEDPFPKPSYLFALIAGDLSAVEDGYTTASGRAVELKIYVEPHNLDKCDHAMRSLKKAMRWDEERFGREYDLDVFMIVAVSHFNMGAMENKGLNVFNDKYVLARPDTATDADFEGIEGVIAHEYFHNWTGNRITCRDWFQLSLKEGFTVYRDQEFSADMGSRGVKRINDVRLLRAHQFPEDGGPMAHPVRPESYIEINNFYTATVYQKGAEVVRMQANLLGPERFRQATDLYFERHDGQAVTTDDFVRCMEAASGRDLGQFRRWYDQAGTPELSIQADDDADDGTYTLTIRQHTPPTPGQPVKMPFHIPLAIGLLGPDGQDLPTRLADEPSATAPGTRVLELREAEQRFRFTGLPVRPVPSLLRGFPAPVKLRFAYSDDELLFLMAHDSDGFNRWDAAQTLLQRLLLALVADPEVGIPDQFFAAFRRALLDSSSDRALLAEVLTLPSESYLGDQMEVVDIDGIHHAHTMLGRHIGERLGEDLLRVYRDNGETGPYVFTPQASGRRALKNLALGYLMWAGDARALGDCQSQFAAAHNMTDVMAALRLLVDHGGAEGAQALDEFYRRWSRESLVLDKWFSVQATSPRPDTLARVIQLMGHSDFSLRNPNRVRSLVGAFCNANPVRFHAANGGGYRFLADCVLELDPLNPQIASRLLKAMIHWRRFDHDRQTLMRAEIARILAIEELSKDAFEVASKALEGAV from the coding sequence ATGTATCGAAACACCCCGCACCCCGTGTTCCTGCGCGATTATCAGCCGCCGGAGTTTCTGATCGATCGGGTCGATCTGCGTTTCGAGCTGGATCCGGAGCGGACCTCGGTCGAGGCGCGTCTCCAAGTGCGCCGCAATCCGGCCGCGACGCGCGGCGACGGTTCGCTACGCCTGCATGGCGAGCAGTTGGATCTGGAACAGGTCTCCATGAACGATCGCCTCCTGACGCCGGCCGACTATCGGGTGGACGCGGAGTCGCTGACGCTGCTGCGCGTGCCGGATCGCTTTGGTCTGATGACGCGGGTGAGGATCCATCCCAGCCTCAATACCGCGCTGGAGGGACTCTATCAATCCGGCGACATGCTCTGTACTCAATGCGAGGCGGAGGGCTTTCGCCGCATCACCTATTTCCTGGATCGACCGGACGTGATGGCCTGTTACGGCACGACCCTGGTCGCCGACCGGCGCCGTTTTCCGGTGCTGCTGTCCAATGGCAACCGGGTCGAATCGCGGGATCTCCCCGATGGGCGCCATCTGGTGCGCTGGGAAGATCCCTTTCCCAAGCCAAGTTACCTGTTCGCACTGATCGCGGGCGATCTGAGCGCGGTCGAAGATGGCTATACCACCGCCTCGGGGCGCGCGGTCGAACTCAAAATCTATGTCGAGCCGCACAATCTGGATAAGTGCGATCATGCCATGCGGTCGCTCAAAAAGGCCATGCGCTGGGACGAGGAGCGGTTCGGGCGCGAATACGATCTCGATGTCTTTATGATCGTCGCGGTCAGTCATTTCAACATGGGCGCCATGGAGAATAAGGGGCTCAACGTCTTCAACGACAAATATGTGCTGGCGCGTCCGGACACCGCCACCGATGCCGATTTCGAGGGCATCGAGGGGGTCATCGCCCACGAGTATTTCCATAACTGGACCGGCAACCGCATCACCTGCCGCGACTGGTTCCAACTGAGCCTGAAAGAGGGCTTCACCGTCTATCGGGATCAGGAGTTCTCCGCCGACATGGGGTCGCGCGGGGTCAAGCGGATCAACGATGTCCGGTTGCTGCGGGCGCATCAGTTTCCCGAGGATGGCGGACCGATGGCGCACCCGGTGCGCCCAGAGTCCTATATCGAGATCAATAACTTCTACACCGCGACCGTCTATCAGAAAGGCGCCGAGGTGGTGCGGATGCAGGCCAATCTGCTCGGCCCCGAGCGGTTCCGCCAGGCGACCGATCTCTATTTCGAGCGCCATGACGGCCAAGCCGTGACCACGGACGATTTCGTGCGCTGCATGGAAGCGGCGAGCGGCCGCGACCTTGGCCAGTTCCGCCGCTGGTACGACCAGGCGGGAACCCCGGAACTCAGTATCCAGGCCGACGATGACGCGGATGACGGCACCTACACCCTGACCATTCGACAGCACACTCCGCCGACGCCCGGTCAACCGGTCAAGATGCCCTTCCATATCCCGCTGGCGATCGGTCTGCTTGGCCCCGATGGCCAGGATCTGCCGACGCGGCTCGCGGACGAGCCATCCGCTACCGCACCCGGCACGCGCGTGCTGGAACTGCGCGAGGCCGAGCAGCGTTTCCGCTTCACCGGTCTGCCGGTCCGTCCGGTGCCGTCGCTGCTGCGCGGTTTTCCGGCGCCGGTCAAATTGCGCTTCGCGTACAGTGACGATGAATTGTTGTTCCTGATGGCCCACGACAGCGACGGTTTCAATCGCTGGGACGCAGCACAGACACTTTTGCAGCGTCTGCTGCTGGCGCTGGTCGCGGATCCGGAGGTGGGGATTCCAGACCAATTCTTCGCGGCCTTTCGGCGCGCACTGCTCGATTCGTCAAGCGACCGGGCGCTGCTCGCCGAGGTTCTCACCCTGCCCTCGGAGTCCTATCTGGGCGATCAGATGGAGGTGGTGGACATCGATGGGATTCACCATGCGCACACGATGCTCGGAAGGCACATCGGCGAACGTCTCGGCGAGGATCTGCTCCGGGTCTATCGGGACAATGGCGAGACCGGCCCCTATGTCTTTACCCCCCAGGCGAGCGGGCGGCGTGCACTCAAGAACCTGGCCCTAGGCTATCTGATGTGGGCCGGCGACGCGCGGGCGCTGGGCGATTGTCAGTCCCAGTTCGCCGCGGCGCACAACATGACGGACGTGATGGCGGCACTGCGTCTGCTGGTCGATCACGGTGGCGCGGAGGGCGCTCAGGCACTGGACGAATTCTACCGCCGCTGGTCACGAGAGTCCCTGGTGCTGGACAAATGGTTCAGCGTACAGGCGACCAGTCCGCGTCCGGATACCCTGGCACGGGTGATTCAATTGATGGGGCACAGCGATTTCTCGCTGCGCAATCCCAACCGCGTGCGCAGCCTGGTGGGCGCGTTCTGCAATGCCAACCCGGTACGCTTCCACGCGGCGAATGGTGGCGGATACCGCTTCCTGGCCGATTGCGTGCTGGAGCTCGATCCGCTCAATCCGCAGATCGCCTCGCGACTGCTCAAGGCCATGATTCACTGGCGGCGCTTCGATCACGACCGGCAGACGCTGATGCGCGCCGAGATCGCGCGGATCCTGGCCATCGAGGAGTTATCGAAAGATGCCTTCGAGGTCGCCTCGAAGGCATTGGAGGGGGCTGTTTAA